One segment of Clostridium botulinum DNA contains the following:
- a CDS encoding uracil-xanthine permease family protein, with amino-acid sequence MESNEKSLLFQFEGRPNLKEIVPLGLQHVVAMIIGCVTPAIIVAGVCNLSPEDKILLVQSSLFFAGLATLLQLFPIFRVIGSRLPIIVGTSFAYVPTLIAIADEFNIATILGAQVIGGIVAVIFGIFVKRLVKLFPLIVTGTVIFSIGLSLYSVAIKYIAGGAGSSNFGAPINWGIALITLCVVIFLNYFTKGTLKLASILVGIIVGYIVALCLGMVSFTEVQQAGWMQVPKFMHFGMSFNATAIISMVIMHVVNSVQAIGDFSATTGGGMNRVPTDKELSGGIIGNGVSSIVGAFFGGMPTATFSQNVGIVTMNKVINRSVFVFASVVIIISGIVPKFASILTSIPQCVLGGATLSVFATITMTGIKMISSVKLTARNTAIVGLSIALGVGIVQVPESLALFPNWFISIFGKSSIVVTTLVAIALNLILPKDEEDNIDNGK; translated from the coding sequence ATGGAATCAAATGAAAAATCTTTACTTTTTCAATTTGAAGGTAGACCGAATTTAAAAGAAATAGTTCCTTTAGGATTACAACATGTTGTAGCTATGATTATTGGGTGTGTTACACCAGCTATAATAGTAGCAGGTGTATGCAATTTAAGTCCAGAGGATAAAATTTTACTTGTTCAATCATCATTATTTTTTGCAGGATTAGCAACATTATTACAACTTTTTCCTATATTTAGAGTAATCGGTTCTAGACTACCTATAATAGTAGGGACTAGTTTTGCTTATGTACCAACATTAATAGCTATAGCTGATGAATTTAATATTGCAACAATATTAGGAGCACAAGTTATTGGTGGGATAGTAGCTGTTATTTTTGGAATATTTGTTAAAAGATTAGTTAAACTTTTTCCTTTAATAGTAACAGGTACTGTTATATTCTCAATAGGTTTATCATTATATTCAGTTGCTATTAAATATATAGCTGGTGGAGCAGGAAGTTCAAATTTTGGTGCTCCTATAAATTGGGGAATTGCACTTATAACTTTATGTGTAGTAATATTTCTAAATTATTTTACCAAAGGAACATTAAAGCTTGCATCAATATTGGTAGGAATAATTGTTGGATATATTGTTGCACTTTGTCTTGGAATGGTCTCATTTACAGAAGTTCAGCAGGCCGGGTGGATGCAAGTACCAAAGTTTATGCATTTTGGCATGAGTTTTAATGCCACTGCAATTATATCAATGGTAATAATGCATGTAGTAAATTCTGTACAAGCAATAGGAGATTTTTCAGCTACTACTGGTGGTGGAATGAATAGAGTTCCTACAGATAAAGAACTTTCAGGTGGGATAATTGGTAATGGTGTTAGTAGTATTGTTGGTGCATTTTTTGGCGGTATGCCTACTGCAACATTTAGTCAAAATGTTGGTATAGTAACAATGAATAAAGTTATAAATAGAAGTGTATTTGTATTTGCTTCAGTAGTTATTATAATATCGGGAATAGTACCTAAATTTGCATCAATACTAACAAGTATTCCACAGTGCGTACTTGGGGGAGCAACATTATCGGTATTTGCAACTATTACAATGACAGGAATTAAGATGATTTCATCAGTTAAGCTTACAGCTAGAAATACTGCTATTGTAGGATTATCAATTGCATTAGGTGTAGGAATAGTACAGGTTCCAGAATCTTTAGCTTTATTTCCAAATTGGTTTATATCAATCTTTGGAAAGTCTTCAATAGTTGTTACTACATTAGTAGCTATAGCTTTAAATTTGATTTTACCAAAAGACGAAGAAGATAATATAGATAATGGTAAATAA
- a CDS encoding acyl-CoA dehydrogenase family protein has protein sequence MFFKTTEQHEIFRKKIREFAEAEIKPLAFLLDKESKFPTEAIEKLAKMGVLGTPYPKKYGGAGLDILSYAIAVEELSRVDGGTGVILSAHVSLGTYPIFAYGTEEQKKKYMIPLAKGEKIGAFGLTEPNAGSDAGGTETTAVLDGDYYILNGGKIFITNADKADTYVVFAVTTPDIGVRGISAFIVEKGWEGFTFGDHYDKLGIRSSSTAELIFNNVKVPKENLLGEEGQGFKISMQTLDGGRIGIASQALGIAQGAYENALEYSKERVQFGKPICQQQVISFKLADMATKIRAARLLVYSAAELKENHESYSMEAAMAKQYASDICLEVVNDALQIFGGNGYLKGMDVERAYRDAKICTIYEGTNEIQRMVIASHIIGKMPKNENRDRKTSSREPLTGARKKIIIKDGTAEERVFKLVEALKADGYDFTVGIDINTPISKAERVVSVGKGIGEEKNMELAKSLAVQAGAAIGSSRPVAETLKYLPLNRYVGMSGQKFNGNLYIACGISGAGQHLKGIKDATTIVAINNNPNAPIFKNSDYGIIGDILEIMPLLAAALDNGEPKKAAPSMKKMKKKVPEKVIPNWKRYVCDGCGYEYDPAIGDLENDIVSGTLFEALPDEWICPDCGEEKDMFIEI, from the coding sequence ATGTTTTTTAAGACTACTGAACAACACGAAATTTTTCGTAAAAAAATTAGAGAATTTGCAGAAGCAGAGATAAAACCACTAGCATTCTTGTTAGACAAAGAAAGTAAATTTCCAACTGAGGCAATTGAAAAATTAGCTAAAATGGGAGTACTAGGTACACCGTACCCTAAAAAATATGGTGGGGCAGGTTTAGATATACTTAGTTATGCTATTGCTGTTGAAGAACTTTCTAGAGTAGATGGTGGGACAGGTGTAATTTTATCTGCCCATGTTTCTTTAGGCACGTATCCAATTTTTGCATATGGAACTGAAGAGCAAAAGAAAAAATATATGATTCCTTTAGCTAAGGGAGAAAAAATTGGTGCTTTTGGTTTAACTGAACCTAACGCTGGTAGTGATGCTGGGGGAACAGAGACTACTGCTGTATTAGATGGTGATTATTACATTTTAAATGGTGGAAAGATATTTATAACTAATGCAGATAAAGCAGACACATATGTTGTATTTGCAGTAACAACTCCAGATATAGGAGTTAGAGGTATAAGTGCATTTATTGTTGAAAAAGGATGGGAAGGATTTACATTTGGTGATCATTACGATAAGCTTGGAATTCGTTCATCTTCAACAGCAGAATTAATATTCAACAATGTTAAGGTGCCTAAAGAAAATTTATTAGGTGAAGAAGGACAAGGTTTTAAAATATCTATGCAAACTTTAGATGGTGGTCGTATCGGTATCGCATCTCAAGCGCTAGGTATAGCTCAAGGTGCTTATGAAAATGCGTTGGAATATTCAAAGGAGAGAGTACAATTTGGAAAACCAATTTGTCAGCAACAAGTAATTTCTTTTAAATTAGCTGATATGGCAACAAAGATAAGAGCAGCAAGGTTATTAGTTTATAGTGCAGCTGAACTTAAAGAAAACCATGAATCATATTCTATGGAAGCTGCTATGGCTAAACAGTATGCTTCAGACATATGTTTGGAAGTTGTAAATGATGCATTACAAATTTTTGGAGGAAATGGTTATCTTAAAGGAATGGATGTAGAACGAGCTTATCGTGATGCTAAAATTTGTACTATCTACGAAGGAACAAATGAGATTCAAAGAATGGTAATTGCATCGCACATAATTGGAAAGATGCCTAAAAACGAAAATAGAGATAGAAAAACTTCATCTCGTGAACCACTTACAGGTGCACGCAAGAAAATAATAATAAAAGATGGTACAGCAGAAGAAAGAGTTTTCAAACTTGTAGAAGCATTAAAAGCAGATGGATATGACTTTACTGTAGGTATTGATATAAATACTCCTATTTCAAAAGCTGAGCGTGTTGTTAGTGTAGGTAAGGGAATTGGTGAAGAAAAGAATATGGAATTAGCAAAATCTTTAGCTGTACAAGCAGGTGCAGCTATTGGATCATCACGTCCAGTAGCTGAAACTTTAAAATATTTACCTTTAAATCGTTATGTTGGTATGTCAGGACAAAAGTTTAATGGTAATCTTTATATTGCTTGTGGAATATCAGGAGCTGGACAACATCTAAAAGGAATAAAAGATGCTACTACTATAGTTGCAATAAATAATAATCCTAATGCTCCAATATTTAAAAATTCAGATTATGGAATTATAGGTGATATACTTGAAATAATGCCTTTACTAGCAGCAGCTTTAGATAATGGAGAACCTAAAAAAGCGGCACCTTCTATGAAGAAGATGAAGAAAAAAGTTCCTGAAAAAGTTATACCTAATTGGAAGCGATATGTTTGTGATGGATGTGGTTATGAGTATGATCCTGCTATAGGTGATTTAGAAAATGATATAGTATCTGGAACTTTATTTGAAGCTCTACCAGATGAATGGATATGTCCTGATTGTGGTGAAGAGAAAGATATGTTTATAGAGATTTGA
- a CDS encoding FprA family A-type flavoprotein: MFCVRKVTEDLYWIGGNDKRLALFENIHPIPRGVSYNSYLLLDEKTVLFDTVDWSISRQFIENIQHVLNGRTLDYLVINHMEPDHGASIEEILLRYPNVKIISTEKAFLLMRQFGFNIDGKEEVVKEGDTKSFGKHVVTFIAAPMVHWPEAMVTFDTTNGVLFSADAFGSFGALDGKLFNDEIDFEHEWLDDARRYYTNIVGKYGPHVQSLLKKASGIDIKMICPLHGPVWRTNIGYFIDKYDKWSKYEPEEKAVMIVYASMYGNTENAANVLATKFVEKGIKNIVMYDVSSTHVSKLISETFRVSHVVLASVTYNLGIYPPMHNYLMDMKALNLQNRTFAIIENGSWACKSGKLIREFLDGMKNSTILDEKVTLVSLMKEDNVADMDELVKSVMESMD, from the coding sequence ATGTTTTGTGTTAGAAAAGTAACTGAAGATCTTTATTGGATAGGAGGTAATGACAAACGTTTAGCACTTTTTGAAAATATTCATCCAATTCCAAGAGGTGTGTCATATAATTCATATTTATTATTAGATGAAAAAACTGTATTATTTGATACTGTAGATTGGTCAATAAGTAGGCAATTTATAGAAAATATACAACATGTCCTTAACGGTAGAACATTAGATTATTTAGTGATAAATCATATGGAACCTGATCATGGTGCATCAATTGAAGAAATATTATTACGTTATCCTAATGTTAAAATTATAAGTACTGAAAAGGCTTTCCTTTTAATGAGACAATTTGGATTCAATATTGATGGTAAAGAAGAGGTAGTTAAAGAAGGAGATACAAAATCATTTGGTAAACATGTAGTAACATTTATAGCAGCACCAATGGTGCATTGGCCAGAAGCAATGGTTACATTTGATACTACAAATGGTGTTCTTTTTTCAGCTGATGCTTTTGGAAGTTTTGGAGCATTAGATGGAAAATTGTTTAATGATGAAATTGATTTTGAACATGAATGGTTAGATGATGCTAGAAGGTATTATACAAATATAGTAGGAAAATATGGTCCTCATGTTCAGTCATTATTAAAAAAGGCCAGTGGAATTGATATAAAAATGATTTGTCCACTACATGGTCCTGTTTGGCGTACGAATATCGGATATTTTATTGATAAATATGATAAATGGAGCAAGTATGAACCAGAAGAAAAAGCAGTAATGATAGTTTATGCGTCAATGTATGGTAATACTGAAAATGCAGCAAATGTTTTAGCTACTAAGTTTGTAGAAAAGGGTATAAAAAATATAGTTATGTATGATGTTTCAAGCACTCATGTATCTAAGTTAATTTCTGAAACATTTAGAGTTAGTCATGTGGTTTTAGCATCAGTAACTTATAACTTGGGGATTTACCCACCTATGCATAATTACCTTATGGATATGAAAGCTCTTAATCTTCAAAACAGAACTTTTGCAATAATTGAAAATGGTTCATGGGCATGTAAATCTGGAAAGTTAATTCGTGAATTTTTAGATGGCATGAAAAATAGTACAATTTTAGATGAGAAAGTTACATTGGTATCTTTAATGAAAGAAGATAATGTTGCAGATATGGATGAGCTTGTTAAAAGTGTTATGGAATCAATGGATTAG
- a CDS encoding DUF5317 family protein: MPETILLACLFAKIKGYEIKPLFKSWTIYPLVIFEIITLIGQVATFFGNYKIIEFIGSLTTIYLISYLLLVLKYELYVTSIIGSFFVVFGGVLNDIAIKSNGGFMPVYQSLSYLTGRVTLENYQRVNDIHILGDSQTNFKILTDFIDLGYTILSVGDVFIRVFVFIILYYAIKKVNNQRRKEIVKINRI, from the coding sequence ATGCCAGAAACAATATTATTGGCATGTCTATTTGCAAAAATAAAGGGATATGAAATAAAACCACTATTTAAGTCATGGACTATTTATCCTTTAGTTATATTCGAAATAATAACTTTAATAGGACAAGTTGCAACTTTTTTTGGAAATTATAAAATTATTGAATTTATAGGAAGTTTAACAACTATTTATTTAATCTCTTATTTGTTATTGGTATTAAAATATGAATTGTATGTAACTTCAATAATAGGTTCATTTTTTGTGGTTTTTGGAGGCGTATTAAACGATATTGCAATAAAATCTAATGGAGGATTTATGCCTGTTTATCAATCATTATCTTATTTAACAGGTCGTGTGACATTAGAAAACTATCAAAGAGTGAATGATATTCATATATTGGGAGATTCACAAACTAATTTTAAAATTTTAACTGACTTTATAGATTTAGGCTACACTATTCTTAGTGTAGGGGATGTGTTTATCAGAGTATTTGTATTTATTATATTATATTATGCTATAAAGAAAGTTAACAATCAAAGGAGAAAAGAAATTGTTAAGATTAACAGGATTTGA
- a CDS encoding accessory gene regulator ArgB-like protein, translated as MLKIEYICEKISNYIAEELNFDDDKKSVINYGIFAFIQMGICIVLVAIFGVLFNVTIEALIVSFTISILRKSSGGMHASSPERCAIIGTVASVGMALIAKSINTNFSFVILFGIIVFVWSYYILYKLAPVDSIAKPIKNIEKRKRLRKSSIITLSVYLIIVIINILSYLAINNFLLLTYSLCIYMGLLWQIFSLTKSGHFILGKLNNF; from the coding sequence ATGCTTAAAATTGAATATATATGTGAAAAAATTTCTAATTATATAGCTGAAGAATTAAATTTTGATGATGATAAAAAGTCTGTAATAAATTATGGAATATTTGCATTTATTCAGATGGGAATTTGTATAGTATTAGTTGCAATATTTGGAGTTCTGTTCAATGTAACTATTGAAGCGCTTATAGTATCTTTTACTATAAGTATACTAAGAAAAAGTTCTGGAGGTATGCATGCAAGTTCTCCCGAGCGGTGTGCAATTATAGGAACTGTTGCGAGTGTTGGTATGGCATTAATAGCAAAAAGTATAAATACTAACTTTAGTTTTGTTATTTTGTTTGGAATTATAGTATTTGTATGGTCATATTATATTTTATATAAGTTAGCACCTGTAGATAGTATAGCAAAACCTATTAAAAATATTGAAAAGAGAAAAAGATTAAGAAAAAGTTCTATAATTACGCTAAGTGTATATTTAATTATTGTAATAATCAATATTCTAAGTTATTTAGCAATAAATAATTTTCTCTTATTGACTTATTCATTATGCATTTATATGGGATTATTATGGCAGATTTTTTCTCTAACTAAAAGTGGACATTTCATATTAGGAAAGTTAAATAACTTTTAA
- a CDS encoding cyclic lactone autoinducer peptide codes for MKNKILMSVATIATVIASVVATSACIWGHYQPEEPKCLREK; via the coding sequence ATGAAAAATAAAATTCTAATGAGCGTAGCAACTATTGCAACTGTTATTGCTTCAGTAGTAGCAACTTCTGCATGTATTTGGGGACATTATCAACCAGAAGAACCTAAGTGCTTAAGAGAGAAATAA
- a CDS encoding bifunctional diguanylate cyclase/phosphohydrolase — MKIIKDDKQKQINDIVSVVKISSLLFVGIILCKQFIENNSSAIWEINNYYKYVFLCTPLMALILIYLLWTFSNGNKIKNKYGKVLNKIETMMFVIIFSTIILICGVNQSQYKLLYLFIIITTTIQSGMKQGLIVAGISSFIILTMDIIMLPNAEVNVYFQDDLVLAGIFILTAWPLGFYVKIEGEHIKNLEDMINIDGLTELYNHRYFCDSLVENVKSGEKYNKPVAMIFIDIDYFKQYNDINGHQKGDYVLKKIGKIIKENSRKEDIPARYGGEEFSIILPETNEEKALNIAENLRKSIETTYFEGEENQPNGKVTVSIGVSVYPYKAKNDVELIKSADDALYRAKFFYKNRVEVYTSILDEIKTNIDEKDIELVTSIKTLISVINAKDKYTYGHVERVVIYSRIIADKLKLSEYDKKILIYGAYMHDIGKINISKEILIKKMKITSEEWKILKQHPANGVEIIKSVESLKMLIPLIINHHERYDGKGYPNKLKGKEIPYLARILTVVDSFDAMTSNRPYNDRKTYEEGIEELERCSGTQFDPEIVKAFIEVIRSNVGLSALDDVNRN; from the coding sequence ATGAAAATTATAAAAGATGATAAACAGAAACAAATAAATGATATAGTGTCTGTAGTAAAAATATCTTCACTTCTATTTGTAGGAATAATTTTATGCAAACAGTTTATTGAAAACAATAGTTCAGCAATATGGGAAATTAATAATTATTATAAATATGTATTTTTATGTACACCATTAATGGCATTAATTTTGATTTATTTATTATGGACTTTTTCAAATGGAAATAAAATTAAAAACAAATATGGAAAGGTTTTAAATAAAATTGAAACAATGATGTTTGTAATTATATTCTCAACAATCATATTAATTTGTGGAGTGAATCAAAGTCAATATAAATTATTATATTTATTTATAATAATAACAACAACAATTCAATCTGGAATGAAGCAAGGATTAATAGTTGCAGGGATTTCATCTTTTATTATTTTAACCATGGATATTATCATGCTACCAAATGCTGAGGTAAATGTTTATTTTCAAGATGATTTAGTTTTAGCAGGAATATTTATTTTGACGGCATGGCCCTTAGGGTTTTATGTAAAGATAGAAGGAGAACACATTAAAAATTTAGAAGACATGATAAATATTGATGGACTTACTGAATTATATAATCACAGATATTTCTGTGATTCATTAGTAGAGAATGTTAAGAGTGGTGAAAAGTATAATAAACCAGTAGCCATGATTTTTATAGATATAGACTATTTTAAACAATATAATGATATAAATGGACATCAAAAAGGTGACTATGTTTTAAAAAAAATAGGTAAAATAATCAAAGAAAATTCAAGAAAAGAAGATATTCCAGCAAGATATGGGGGAGAGGAGTTTTCTATAATATTACCTGAGACTAATGAGGAAAAAGCTTTAAATATTGCGGAGAATTTAAGAAAAAGTATAGAGACTACATATTTTGAAGGAGAAGAAAATCAGCCTAATGGAAAAGTTACTGTTTCAATTGGAGTATCAGTTTATCCATATAAAGCGAAAAATGATGTAGAACTTATAAAAAGTGCTGATGATGCTTTATATAGAGCAAAGTTTTTTTATAAAAATAGAGTTGAAGTGTACACATCTATTTTAGATGAAATTAAAACTAATATAGATGAAAAAGACATTGAACTTGTTACATCAATAAAGACTTTGATTAGTGTTATAAATGCTAAGGACAAGTATACTTATGGTCATGTAGAAAGAGTAGTAATTTATAGTAGAATTATAGCAGATAAGCTTAAACTTAGTGAATATGATAAAAAAATATTGATTTATGGAGCTTATATGCATGATATTGGCAAAATTAATATTAGTAAAGAAATATTAATAAAAAAAATGAAAATTACAAGTGAAGAATGGAAAATTCTCAAACAGCATCCTGCAAATGGAGTGGAAATAATAAAATCAGTAGAATCTTTAAAAATGTTAATTCCATTAATTATAAATCATCATGAGAGATATGATGGCAAAGGATATCCTAATAAATTAAAAGGTAAAGAAATTCCTTATTTAGCAAGGATACTTACAGTTGTAGATAGTTTTGATGCAATGACATCAAATAGGCCATATAATGATAGAAAGACTTATGAAGAGGGAATAGAGGAACTTGAAAGATGTAGTGGAACACAATTTGATCCTGAAATTGTAAAGGCTTTTATTGAGGTGATTAGAAGTAATGTTGGATTATCAGCCTTAGATGATGTTAATAGGAATTAG
- the yjeM gene encoding glutamate/gamma-aminobutyrate family transporter YjeM, translating into MKSSSKSTKKLTLVPLALMIFTSVYGFNNIPRSFYKMGYAAIPWYIFSAITFFVPFALMVAEFGSAFKDEKGGIYSWMNKSVGPKFAFIGTFMWYFSYITWMVNVASSMWVPVSNAIFGKDTTQNWTVLGLKGSQVLGVLGIIWILIVTFTSTKGLDKIKKVTSIGGTAVLALNIFLWIGAIAVLLGNNGQLSQPIEGLKSFMQTPNPKYTGDIIASLAFVVYALFAYGGIEAVGGLVDETENPEKNFPKGILVSAAIISIGYSIGIFFIGIFTNWETVMGIKDVNLGNASYIVMSNLGYSLGTAFGANDNTALMLGNGVARYVGLSMFLALSGAFFTLMYSPLKQLIEGTPNKLWPGKIGETKNGLPINAMWIQAIIVCFMIALVSFGGSSMATFFNILVSMTNVAMTLPYMFIAIAFPYFKKKTEINKPFTVYKTQISAKFWTWIVVLTVGFANLFSIIQPALEGDIQTTIWSIAGPMIFSIIAWIMYENYEKKML; encoded by the coding sequence ATGAAGTCAAGCTCAAAATCAACAAAAAAATTAACTTTGGTACCTTTAGCATTAATGATTTTTACATCTGTTTATGGATTTAACAACATTCCAAGATCATTTTATAAAATGGGCTATGCTGCTATTCCTTGGTATATTTTTTCAGCAATAACTTTTTTTGTTCCATTTGCATTAATGGTAGCTGAATTCGGTTCTGCTTTTAAGGATGAAAAAGGGGGGATTTATTCGTGGATGAATAAATCTGTAGGACCAAAGTTTGCATTTATAGGAACGTTTATGTGGTACTTTTCTTATATAACTTGGATGGTTAATGTTGCATCGAGTATGTGGGTTCCAGTATCAAATGCTATTTTTGGAAAAGATACAACACAAAATTGGACTGTACTTGGTCTTAAAGGATCACAAGTTTTAGGTGTATTAGGAATTATATGGATATTAATAGTAACATTTACGTCAACAAAAGGATTAGATAAAATTAAAAAAGTAACTTCAATAGGAGGAACTGCTGTTTTAGCATTGAATATATTCCTTTGGATTGGAGCAATAGCAGTACTTTTAGGTAATAATGGTCAATTAAGTCAACCTATTGAAGGACTTAAATCATTTATGCAAACACCCAACCCTAAGTATACAGGTGATATAATTGCTTCATTAGCATTTGTTGTATATGCTTTATTTGCTTATGGTGGTATAGAAGCTGTAGGAGGGTTAGTTGATGAGACAGAAAATCCAGAAAAAAACTTTCCTAAAGGAATTCTTGTTTCAGCAGCTATAATTTCAATAGGATATTCAATAGGAATATTCTTTATTGGGATATTTACTAATTGGGAAACTGTTATGGGAATTAAAGATGTTAATTTAGGAAATGCAAGTTACATAGTTATGTCTAATTTAGGATATTCTTTAGGTACAGCCTTTGGAGCTAATGATAATACAGCATTAATGTTAGGAAATGGTGTTGCTAGATATGTTGGACTTTCAATGTTTTTAGCTCTATCAGGAGCATTTTTTACTCTTATGTATTCACCATTAAAACAATTAATTGAAGGTACACCAAATAAATTATGGCCTGGAAAAATTGGAGAAACAAAAAATGGTTTACCTATAAATGCTATGTGGATTCAAGCTATTATAGTTTGTTTTATGATAGCACTTGTATCTTTTGGTGGAAGCTCAATGGCTACATTCTTTAATATACTTGTATCTATGACAAATGTAGCTATGACACTGCCATATATGTTTATAGCTATTGCATTTCCATATTTTAAGAAGAAAACTGAAATTAATAAACCATTCACAGTTTATAAAACTCAAATAAGTGCAAAGTTTTGGACTTGGATAGTTGTATTAACAGTAGGATTTGCTAATTTATTTTCTATAATACAGCCAGCATTAGAAGGGGATATTCAAACAACTATATGGAGTATAGCTGGACCAATGATTTTCTCAATAATTGCATGGATAATGTATGAAAACTATGAAAAGAAGATGCTTTGA
- a CDS encoding MerR family transcriptional regulator, translated as MPYTIKEVAEKYNLSVHTLRYYEKEGLLPFIERNKQSHRIFNDKDLEWLNIICCLKNTNMPIAKIKEYVDLCIEGPETICKREEILLKHKKYIESEIDNFNSYLRVVDDKINHYIKKQKSIICK; from the coding sequence ATGCCATATACAATTAAAGAAGTAGCCGAAAAATATAATTTATCAGTTCATACTCTTCGCTATTATGAAAAAGAAGGTTTACTTCCATTTATTGAACGTAATAAACAGAGTCATAGAATTTTTAATGATAAGGATTTAGAATGGCTTAATATAATATGTTGTTTGAAAAATACTAATATGCCTATAGCTAAAATCAAAGAATACGTTGATTTATGCATAGAAGGTCCTGAAACTATTTGTAAGCGTGAAGAGATACTTTTGAAACATAAAAAATATATAGAAAGTGAAATAGACAACTTTAATTCATATCTTAGAGTTGTAGATGATAAAATAAATCATTATATAAAAAAACAAAAATCTATAATCTGTAAGTAG